Proteins found in one Clostridium kluyveri DSM 555 genomic segment:
- the fabZ gene encoding 3-hydroxyacyl-ACP dehydratase FabZ, with the protein MEEQFKVDFGVQDIKNIIPHRYPFLLIDRVSYIEPGKKVVAYKNVTSNEYFFQGHFPEMPVMPGVLIIEALAQAGAVAILSQEEFKGKIAFFGAINKAKFRRNVVPGDTLKLEVEIIKIKGSAGIGKGTAYIGEKKAAEGELMFMIGDKN; encoded by the coding sequence ATGGAAGAACAATTTAAAGTGGATTTTGGAGTGCAGGATATAAAAAATATTATTCCTCATAGATATCCTTTTTTATTAATAGATAGGGTAAGTTATATAGAACCTGGGAAAAAGGTTGTAGCTTATAAAAATGTTACTTCAAATGAATATTTTTTTCAAGGACATTTCCCTGAAATGCCTGTAATGCCAGGGGTACTTATAATAGAAGCATTAGCTCAAGCAGGAGCTGTGGCCATTTTGAGCCAGGAAGAATTTAAGGGAAAAATAGCTTTTTTTGGAGCCATAAATAAAGCAAAATTCAGAAGAAATGTGGTACCAGGAGATACTTTGAAATTAGAAGTAGAAATAATAAAAATTAAAGGTTCCGCAGGAATAGGCAAGGGCACTGCTTATATAGGAGAAAAAAAAGCTGCTGAAGGAGAATTGATGTTTATGATAGGAGACAAAAATTAG
- a CDS encoding acetyl-CoA carboxylase biotin carboxylase subunit, which produces MFSKILIANRGEIAVRIIRTCREMGIETVAVYSEADRDALHTQMADEAVCIGPAAPGESYLNVQNIISATVLSGAEAIHPGFGFLSENSKFAKICEECNITFIGPGAECIENMGNKSNARSIMSKAGVSIIPGSKKAINSNEELLEVARNIGYPVMIKASAGGGGRGIRIVRSEDDLIRSYENAKAEARIAFGDDTIYLEKFIESPKHIEIQILGDNFGNIVYLGERDCSMQRRNQKLLEEAPGKVITDELRISMGEMAVRAAKAVRYNNAGTVEFLLDKDGNYYFMEMNTRIQVEHPVTEMITGIDLIKEQIKIAFGEKLSFSQQDIKINGHSIECRINAENVERGFMPSPGKITELYVPGGPNVRVDSAVYSGYNIPPYYDSMIAKLIVYGKDREEAICRMRRALGEFIIEGVNTNIDFQFELISSDEFIRGTYDTAFIEKNFKY; this is translated from the coding sequence GTGTTTAGTAAAATTTTGATTGCCAACAGGGGAGAAATAGCAGTTAGAATAATTAGAACCTGTAGAGAAATGGGTATAGAGACTGTGGCAGTATATTCAGAAGCGGATAGAGACGCCCTCCATACACAAATGGCAGATGAAGCTGTTTGTATTGGCCCTGCCGCGCCTGGGGAAAGTTATTTAAATGTACAAAATATAATAAGTGCTACGGTATTATCTGGTGCAGAGGCTATTCACCCTGGGTTTGGTTTTTTATCAGAAAATAGTAAATTTGCTAAGATATGTGAAGAATGTAATATTACTTTTATAGGGCCTGGCGCAGAGTGCATTGAGAATATGGGTAATAAATCTAATGCTAGAAGTATAATGAGTAAAGCAGGAGTTTCTATAATACCAGGCTCCAAAAAAGCTATAAATTCAAATGAGGAACTTTTAGAAGTGGCAAGAAATATAGGATATCCTGTTATGATAAAGGCTTCTGCTGGAGGGGGCGGAAGAGGTATAAGAATTGTACGTAGTGAAGATGATCTCATAAGAAGTTATGAAAATGCCAAAGCTGAGGCAAGAATAGCTTTTGGAGATGATACTATATATTTGGAAAAATTCATAGAATCCCCAAAACATATTGAGATTCAGATACTCGGAGATAATTTTGGCAATATAGTCTATTTAGGGGAAAGAGATTGTTCCATGCAGAGAAGAAATCAAAAACTTTTAGAAGAGGCTCCAGGAAAAGTCATAACGGATGAACTTAGAATATCTATGGGAGAAATGGCTGTAAGAGCTGCTAAAGCTGTAAGGTATAATAATGCTGGAACTGTAGAATTTCTTTTAGATAAAGACGGAAATTATTATTTTATGGAGATGAATACCCGTATACAAGTAGAACATCCTGTAACTGAAATGATAACAGGAATAGATCTTATAAAAGAACAGATAAAAATTGCCTTTGGAGAAAAATTAAGTTTTTCACAACAGGATATAAAAATAAATGGACATTCCATAGAATGCAGAATAAATGCAGAAAATGTGGAAAGGGGTTTTATGCCTTCTCCGGGGAAAATAACTGAATTATATGTTCCTGGAGGACCTAATGTTAGAGTAGATAGTGCAGTGTATTCAGGATATAATATCCCACCCTATTATGATTCTATGATAGCGAAACTTATTGTATATGGTAAGGATAGAGAAGAAGCTATATGCAGGATGAGAAGAGCTTTAGGAGAATTTATCATAGAGGGGGTAAATACAAATATAGATTTTCAGTTTGAATTAATAAGCAGTGACGAGTTTATAAGAGGAACCTATGATACAGCATTTATAGAAAAAAATTTTAAGTACTGA
- the accD gene encoding acetyl-CoA carboxylase, carboxyltransferase subunit beta: protein MLNKFFKKTKYITVSQRALGDIHDDFTKKPSIPNGMWVKCDGCGKVLYKNDMEKNNKVCYHCGYHFRMNALERLELILDKESFYEFDKDITAANPIEFKGYEDKIKNMQNKTNIKEAVITGKGTIGREEAVVCIMDSNFMMGSMGSVVGEKITRAVEKSIELKLPLIIFTTSGGARMQEGIFSLMQMAKVSGAISRLNEEGLLYLSVLTDPTTGGVTASFAMIGDIILAEPGALIGFAGKRVIEQTIKQKLPEGFQKAEFLLQHGFIDNIVSRENLKETLRKILVIHGRGN, encoded by the coding sequence TTGTTAAATAAATTCTTTAAAAAAACTAAGTACATTACAGTCAGCCAGCGAGCTTTAGGGGATATTCATGATGATTTTACGAAGAAGCCAAGTATACCAAATGGCATGTGGGTAAAATGTGATGGTTGTGGTAAGGTATTATATAAAAATGATATGGAGAAAAATAATAAAGTATGTTATCATTGTGGATATCATTTTAGGATGAATGCACTGGAACGATTAGAACTTATATTGGATAAAGAAAGTTTTTATGAATTTGATAAGGATATAACTGCTGCCAATCCCATAGAATTTAAAGGGTATGAAGATAAAATTAAAAATATGCAAAATAAGACCAATATAAAGGAAGCTGTAATAACAGGCAAAGGTACCATAGGACGAGAAGAAGCCGTAGTATGTATTATGGATAGTAATTTTATGATGGGAAGTATGGGTTCTGTGGTTGGGGAGAAAATCACAAGGGCAGTGGAAAAATCTATAGAGTTGAAATTACCATTAATCATTTTTACAACTTCAGGAGGAGCAAGAATGCAGGAGGGAATTTTTTCACTAATGCAAATGGCAAAAGTAAGTGGTGCAATTAGTAGATTGAATGAAGAGGGACTCCTGTATTTATCGGTACTTACGGATCCTACAACAGGTGGAGTAACAGCTAGCTTTGCTATGATTGGAGATATAATTTTAGCAGAACCAGGTGCCCTTATAGGATTCGCAGGAAAAAGAGTAATAGAACAAACTATAAAGCAAAAACTTCCTGAAGGATTTCAAAAAGCAGAATTTCTACTACAACATGGATTTATTGATAATATAGTTTCCAGAGAAAATTTAAAAGAAACTTTAAGAAAAATATTAGTTATTCATGGTAGAGGTAACTAA
- a CDS encoding acetyl-CoA carboxylase carboxyltransferase subunit alpha, translating to MERLGKVQKALNKKFESKSVWNRVTLARMVDRPTSLDYIYKIFDSFMEFHGDRYFGDDPSVVGGIALLDGKPVTVIGQQKGNNTNENIKRNFGMPEPDGYRKSLRLMKQADKFHRPIICFVDTPGAFCGVEAEERGQGEAIARNLMNMFKLRVPIISIVIGEGGSGGALAFAVADSVWMLENSIYSILSPEGFAGILWKDASRAKEAAEVMKITAQDLKNYGIIDQVLKEPSGGAQKDVDTMAKTIKEELIKKLGILKKFDIDELLKLRYNKFRSMGEFIE from the coding sequence ATGGAAAGGTTAGGAAAGGTGCAAAAAGCTCTTAATAAAAAATTTGAAAGTAAAAGTGTGTGGAATAGGGTGACTTTAGCAAGAATGGTTGATAGACCTACTTCTTTAGATTATATATACAAGATATTTGATTCCTTTATGGAATTTCATGGAGATAGATATTTTGGAGATGATCCTTCTGTAGTAGGTGGAATTGCATTATTAGATGGAAAACCTGTGACTGTAATAGGCCAACAAAAAGGCAATAATACTAATGAAAATATAAAAAGAAATTTTGGCATGCCGGAACCAGATGGATATAGAAAGAGTTTAAGACTTATGAAACAAGCGGATAAGTTTCATAGACCAATTATATGTTTTGTAGATACTCCTGGGGCTTTTTGCGGTGTAGAGGCAGAAGAAAGAGGACAGGGGGAGGCCATAGCTAGAAATTTGATGAATATGTTTAAATTAAGGGTGCCTATAATATCCATAGTAATTGGAGAAGGTGGAAGTGGAGGAGCACTTGCCTTTGCCGTTGCAGATTCAGTTTGGATGCTTGAAAATTCTATATATTCTATTTTGTCTCCTGAAGGATTTGCAGGCATACTTTGGAAGGATGCATCTAGGGCTAAAGAGGCCGCAGAGGTTATGAAGATTACAGCTCAAGACTTAAAAAACTATGGGATAATAGACCAAGTATTAAAAGAACCTTCAGGAGGAGCACAAAAAGATGTAGATACTATGGCTAAAACTATAAAAGAAGAACTTATAAAAAAATTAGGTATACTTAAGAAATTTGATATAGATGAGTTACTTAAGCTTAGATATAATAAATTTAGAAGTATGGGTGAATTCATAGAATAG
- a CDS encoding ferritin encodes MISERLVNFINDQINFEYYSANIYLAMQAYFASQGLNGFTNFFKVQIEEENFHATKLFNYLNQVGGRVIIKGFPDPENNYASPLEAFEAALAHEQKVTQRFNNLMEIAREDKDYASLGFLQWFIDEQVEEEDTFNNAIQTLKRIGDNPAALYLYDQELSSRTFTPPAAV; translated from the coding sequence ATGATAAGCGAAAGATTAGTAAATTTTATAAACGATCAAATAAATTTTGAGTACTACTCTGCTAATATCTATTTGGCTATGCAGGCATATTTTGCATCACAAGGTCTAAACGGCTTCACAAATTTTTTTAAAGTCCAAATAGAAGAAGAAAACTTCCATGCTACAAAACTCTTTAATTACTTAAATCAAGTAGGCGGAAGAGTTATTATTAAAGGTTTTCCAGATCCTGAAAATAATTACGCGTCACCTCTTGAAGCCTTTGAAGCCGCTTTAGCTCATGAACAAAAAGTTACACAAAGATTTAATAACTTAATGGAAATAGCTAGAGAAGATAAAGATTATGCTTCATTAGGTTTTCTTCAATGGTTTATAGATGAACAAGTTGAAGAAGAAGATACTTTTAACAATGCCATCCAAACATTAAAGAGAATAGGTGACAATCCTGCAGCACTTTACTTGTATGATCAGGAACTGTCAAGTAGAACTTTTACTCCCCCTGCTGCCGTATAA
- a CDS encoding S8 family serine peptidase, which yields MFSIKNKLETNLKISLDKGLYKNYRVIIKCTSLPEAIEKKIKTYSGNMIHSISMINCICAILTPRSINRIIEFPQVSFIANDYFALLCGEKGVLASNGITFQGRYKLTGKDVCIGLVDSGTYPHADLLSPKNKIKKFIDLIGNYKYPYDDNGHGTFISGIICGNGIQSKGMYRGIAEGSSIYSVKAFNSLGKGYISDILFSLQLLIQESINENIKVICLPLELEIADYFILSLFEKLFEEAVKLNIAVVVPTGHRGNSEGSIRGIATLRNCITVAGMDTTYKIPKPYKYSSCGPINKTEKPDLAAACVNICSINTNTSYISERNGMKLYPKILEKPYTCYSGTSCAAGYISGVCSLMYENNPSLTFKDLISLLKVCCNSLDIPKYYQGSGMLDLEKLLP from the coding sequence ATGTTTTCTATCAAAAATAAATTAGAAACTAACCTGAAAATATCCTTAGATAAAGGACTATATAAAAATTACAGGGTGATAATAAAATGTACTTCCTTACCAGAGGCCATAGAAAAAAAAATAAAAACATACAGCGGTAATATGATACATTCCATTTCAATGATAAACTGTATATGTGCCATTTTGACTCCTCGTTCTATAAATAGAATAATTGAATTTCCTCAAGTAAGTTTTATAGCAAATGATTATTTTGCTTTGCTTTGCGGTGAAAAGGGGGTTCTTGCTTCAAACGGCATAACATTTCAAGGAAGATATAAGCTCACAGGAAAAGATGTATGTATAGGACTAGTAGATTCAGGCACTTATCCCCATGCAGATCTTTTAAGTCCCAAAAATAAAATAAAAAAATTTATAGACTTAATAGGCAATTACAAATATCCTTATGACGATAATGGTCACGGCACCTTTATAAGTGGAATTATATGCGGAAATGGTATCCAATCTAAAGGTATGTATAGAGGTATTGCAGAGGGCAGCAGTATTTATTCTGTAAAAGCCTTTAATTCTCTTGGAAAAGGTTATATATCTGACATCTTATTTTCACTTCAATTATTAATACAAGAAAGTATTAATGAAAATATAAAAGTAATCTGCCTGCCTTTGGAACTAGAAATAGCTGATTACTTCATACTATCCCTATTTGAAAAACTTTTTGAAGAAGCTGTCAAATTAAACATAGCCGTTGTAGTTCCCACAGGACATCGAGGCAATTCAGAGGGTAGTATAAGAGGTATAGCCACCTTAAGGAATTGTATAACTGTGGCAGGCATGGATACAACCTATAAAATCCCAAAACCCTATAAATACTCTTCTTGCGGACCCATTAACAAAACAGAGAAACCTGATCTAGCCGCTGCTTGTGTAAACATATGCTCTATAAATACAAATACCAGTTATATTTCTGAAAGAAATGGCATGAAATTATACCCTAAAATATTAGAAAAGCCTTATACATGCTACAGCGGAACTTCCTGTGCTGCCGGTTATATAAGTGGTGTGTGTTCTCTTATGTACGAAAATAATCCATCACTTACCTTTAAGGATCTCATTTCTCTTTTAAAGGTATGCTGTAATTCTTTAGATATACCAAAATACTATCAGGGTTCTGGTATGCTGGATCTGGAGAAACTATTACCATAG